A region from the Triticum urartu cultivar G1812 chromosome 1, Tu2.1, whole genome shotgun sequence genome encodes:
- the LOC125545202 gene encoding uncharacterized protein LOC125545202 isoform X1, translated as MAIVRTGGARVQRLESGGEDGSTEDEEERSPATASEESEADGFSPEEQNGGGQEEEEEQEAEEAEEEEDDSGMGSDELEITQLGEAGAEMCQVGDQSVALPLELYDLPDLGGVISLDAWNGLLSEDDRLRLAAFLPDLDQETFARTLVELLRGDNFHFGSPLAALLDRLKGGLCDPRIVLYRRGSRFAERRKHYYHLQRYHNSMVLGLWDTKDCWKSCNGYSLGERLRAMDAMKAQRKQKELGLVARAGSETDSESRESAEQFLTRSKPDKMALNKAGKLGKERSKGVLRLGVSKAVGEEYIGGAGRDAAVALPKLSRPDNAYGYDDGVAHRGKLHRSIDGLHSEDLGYDRNLPRIRSQRPLMKPVKKELATGYDINPYGNNYHDSQTGSSYYHGRNAIGNQGVTLAAASFEPPYSENARSAKYSERDRIYGGKAAQNKAPKVEARDWPAGSHADLLSDWQRGQPEGDYRSRKPQVGHGVKVKSYKSIEQQINGAHSGSDPRGRISQVKINVKSNSQHGRIGQKDSRSKAAHVQSEETESDSSERFEDGADMNLVEEQPNLQYSELHIPAYGAKKSNKLSKSVKTNYPAPTADLEPYQTQSKRSHRGKVAEPDYLRDVHVEVAEQISEVMRPPAARSERKRKGIANLDMHGYDNSELHDSNEKANESLRSPESDRLASRAGYAVQDSNGDFDVSERVNMPLASCSSGSKRQKGRVELTSLDEHGEYAPSGPKVVEISGSSKKKSKKKPDTVTDAITVAEPAPVVPEVIVVPVEPEKPKKKYVPITPTIHTGFSFSIVHLLTAVKKAMVAPAEGTPVAATVTPAEVTPVAATVTPTEVTPVAAKQTDGEENRKWFNSEEPGKTPQEPSAAEQAQPGNEVGDTSAAEQTAQSNSPALTVQDLVNRIKTNPGDPNILETQEPLQDLVRGVLKVLSSRTAPLGAKGWRALVAYDKSNKSWFWVGPLPSATSYSDPNEETSAEAWGIPHKMLVKLVDAFANWLKSGQETLKQIGSLPPPPAPNPANLDLKERFKDLRAQKSLNTISPSSDEARAYFQREEFLRYSIPDRAFCYTAADGEKSIVAPLRRGGGKPTSKARGHPMLLPDRPPHVTILCLVRDAASRLPGRTGTRADVCTLLKDSQYLNHAESNKEAAVNQVVSGALDRLHYERDPCVLYDNDKKLWTYLHRGREEEDFEDDGTSSTKKWKRPRKDSDPADPGAGNDDPEDDGTPNAKKQKKADADPTASGEDKDGVQDPSNSGLEGDLELDVVPSSTNDKETSKLVSTDARPDIGSSRPSVDAAAARGTADARPDIGSSRPSVDAAAARGTADGNSSRAPEKKHNMALPVQFTSREFNKGADREGSKEFMDATLS; from the coding sequence ATGGCGATCGTGAGGACCGGCGGCGCCAGGGTCCAGCGGCTGGAGTCCGGCGGGGAGGACGGCTCCACGGAGGACGAGGAGGAGCGGTCGCCCGCCACGGCGTCTGAGGAGTCCGAGGCGGATGGGTTCTCTCCCGAGGAGCAGAATGGCGGCggccaggaggaggaggaggagcaggaggcggaggaggcagaggaggaggaggacgactctGGGATGGGGTCTGACGAGCTGGAGATCACGCAGCTCGGGGAGGCGGGGGCGGAGATGTGTCAGGTCGGGGACCAGAGCGTCGCCCTGCCGCTGGAGCTCTACGACCTCCCCGACCTCGGCGGCGTGATCTCGCTGGACGCCTGGAACGGCCTGCTCTCCGAGGACGACCGGCTCCGCCTCGCCGCCTTCCTGCCCGACCTGGACCAGGAGACATTCGCCCGCACGCTCGTCGAGCTCCTCAGGGGGGACAACTTCCACTTCGGGAGCCCCCTGGCCGCCCTGTTGGACCGCCTCAAGGGCGGCCTCTGCGACCCCAGGATTGTCCTGTACCGCCGCGGCAGCCGCTTTGCGGAGCGGCGCAAGCACTACTACCATCTGCAGAGGTACCACAATTCGATGGTGCTGGGGCTGTGGGACACCAAGGACTGCTGGAAGAGCTGCAACGGGTACAGCCTTGGTGAGAGGCTCAGAGCTATGGATGCAATGAAGGCACAGCGGAAGCAGAAGGAACTGGGTTTGGTTGCCCGGGCTGGATCAGAGACTGACTCAGAGAGCAGGGAGTCTGCGGAACAGTTCTTGACACGGTCGAAGCCAGATAAGATGGCTCTCAACAAGGCTGGGAAGTTAGGGAAGGAAAGGTCCAAGGGCGTTCTGCGGTTGGGTGTGTCAAAAGCCGTGGGTGAGGAGTACATTGGAGGGGCTGGTCGTGATGCTGCAGTGGCTCTCCCTAAGCTTTCTCGTCCAGATAATGCTTATGGGTATGATGACGGAGTCGCGCATAGAGGGAAGCTGCACAGAAGCATAGATGGCCTTCATTCTGAGGACCTGGGATATGACAGGAATTTGCCCAGGATCCGGTCTCAGAGACCTCTGATGAAGCCAGTGAAGAAGGAATTGGCCACGGGCTATGATATCAATCCTTATGgaaacaactaccatgatagccAGACTGGTTCTTCTTACTACCATGGCAGGAATGCCATTGGTAATCAGGGAGTTACCTTAGCAGCAGCATCATTTGAGCCTCCATATTCTGAGAATGCAAGGAGTGCAAAATACTCGGAGAGAGATCGGATATACGGTGGAAAAGCTGCCCAGAATAAAGCTCCCAAAGTGGAAGCGAGGGATTGGCCAGCTGGTAGCCATGCTGATCTCTTAAGTGACTGGCAGAGAGGGCAGCCTGAAGGCGATTACAGGAGCAGGAAGCCTCAAGTTGGTCATGGTGTGAAGGTTAAGTCCTACAAAAGTATTGAGCAGCAGATAAATGGTGCACATTCTGGATCTGATCCTAGAGGCAGGATATCACAGGTTAAGATTAATGTTAAATCCAATAGTCAGCATGGTAGGATTGGCCAGaaggactccaggagcaaagctGCCCATGTTCAGAGTGAGGAGACAGAATCTGATTCATCAGAACGGTTTGAAGATGGGGCAGATATGAATCTTGTTGAAGAACAGCCAAACCTTCAATATTCTGAACTTCATATACCAGCATATGGTGCCAAAAAGTCAAACAAACTTAGCAAATCAGTCAAAACAAATTATCCTGCCCCTACTGCAGATTTGGAACCCTACCAGACTCAGAGCAAGCGGTCACACAGAGGAAAGGTTGCAGAGCCTGATTATTTACGCGATGTGCATGTGGAGGTGGCGGAACAGATTAGTGAAGTGATGAGACCCCCAGCAGCAAGGAGTGAAAGAAAGCGCAAGGGAATTGCAAACCTGGACATGCATGGTTATGACAACTCTGAATTGCATGATAGCAACGAGAAAGCCAATGAATCACTGAGGTCACCAGAGAGTGATAGGCTGGCCAGTAGAGCAGGCTATGCAGTCCAAGATTCTAATGGCGACTTTGATGTTTCTGAAAGAGTGAACATGCCGCTCGCAAGTTGCAGCTCTGGCTCCAAAAGGCAAAAAGGAAGAGTTGAACTTACAAGCCTGGATGAGCATGGTGAGTATGCGCCATCTGGTCCAAAGGTGGTAGAAATCAGTGGCAGCTCGAAGAAGAAAAGTAAAAAGAAGCCAGATACTGTTACAGATGCAATTactgtagcagaaccagctcctGTCGTGCCGGAGGTTATTGTGGTGCCAGTAGAACCTGAGAAACCTAAGAAGAAGTATGTACCAATTACACCAACCATCCATACTGGCTTTTCTTTCTCCATCGTACATCTTCTAACCGCTGTTAAGAAGGCTATGGTTGCTCCGGCTGAGGGTACTCCAGTGGCAGCTACGGTCACTCCTGCTGAGGTTACTCCAGTGGCAGCTACAGTCACTCCTACTGAGGTTACTCCAGTGGCAGCGAAGCAGACTGATGGGGAGGAGAACAGAAAATGGTTCAATAGTGAGGAACCTGGCAAAACGCCTCAAGAGCCAAGTGCAGCAGAGCAAGCACAACCGGGCAATGAAGTTGGAGATACCAGTGCTGCAGAGCAGACCGCACAGAGCAATTCGCCGGCACTAACTGTTCAAGATCTTGTTAACCGGATTAAAACTAATCCTGGAGATCCCAACATACTTGAAACACAGGAGCCCCTGCAGGATTTAGTTCGAGGAGTGCTCAAGGTACTGTCATCTAGAACAGCTCCTCTAGGTGCAAAGGGCTGGAGAGCGCTAGTTGCCTATGACAAGTCGAACAAAAGCTGGTTCTGGGTTGGTCCACTGCCTTCTGCTACCTCATATAGTGATCCTAATGAAGAAACTTCTGCTGAGGCATGGGGTATACCACACAAGATGCTTGTGAAGTTGGTCGATGCATTTGCTAATTGGCTGAAAAGTGGTCAGGAAACCCTTAAGCAAATAGGATCCCTTCCACCACCTCCAGCACCAAATCCTGCAAACTTGGATTTGAAGGAAAGATTTAAGGACCTTAGGGCCCAGAAGAGTCTGAACACAATAAGCCCAAGCTCTGACGAAGCAAGGGCATATTTCCAGCGTGAGGAGTTTTTGAGATACTCAATTCCTGATAGAGCATTTTGCTATACTGCTGCTGATGGGGAGAAATCTATTGTTGCTCCTTTGCGAAGGGGAGGTGGAAAGCCCACGTCAAAAGCTAGGGGACATCCCATGCTCTTGCCTGATCGCCCTCCGCATGTCACTATTCTCTGTCTTGTAAGAGATGCTGCTTCTAGGTTGCCTGGAAGAACTGGAACAAGAGCTGATGTTTGCACACTTCTCAAAGATTCACAGTACCTAAATCATGCAGAATCCAATAAAGAGGCTGCTGTTAATCAAGTTGTCAGTGGCGCTCTTGATCGCTTGCATTATGAGCGTGATCCTTGTGTGCTGTATGATAATGACAAAAAATTGTGGACCTATCTGCACAGGGGTAGAGAGGAGGAAGATTTTGAGGATGATGGCACATCATCTACGAAAAAGTGGAAGAGACCAAGGAAAGATTCAGATCCCGCAGACCCTGGTGCAGGAAACGATGATCCTGAGGATGATGGCACCCCTAATGCAAAAAAACAGAAGAAAGCTGATGCAGACCCTACAGCGTCAGGAGAAGACAAGGATGGTGTTCAGGATCCATCTAACAGCGGGCTGGAAGGTGACCTTGAGCTTGATGTTGTTCCATCATCAACAAATGACAAA
- the LOC125545202 gene encoding uncharacterized protein LOC125545202 isoform X2 encodes MAIVRTGGARVQRLESGGEDGSTEDEEERSPATASEESEADGFSPEEQNGGGQEEEEEQEAEEAEEEEDDSGMGSDELEITQLGEAGAEMCQVGDQSVALPLELYDLPDLGGVISLDAWNGLLSEDDRLRLAAFLPDLDQETFARTLVELLRGDNFHFGSPLAALLDRLKGGLCDPRIVLYRRGSRFAERRKHYYHLQRYHNSMVLGLWDTKDCWKSCNGYSLGERLRAMDAMKAQRKQKELGLVARAGSETDSESRESAEQFLTRSKPDKMALNKAGKLGKERSKGVLRLGVSKAVGEEYIGGAGRDAAVALPKLSRPDNAYGYDDGVAHRGKLHRSIDGLHSEDLGYDRNLPRIRSQRPLMKPVKKELATGYDINPYGNNYHDSQTGSSYYHGRNAIGNQGVTLAAASFEPPYSENARSAKYSERDRIYGGKAAQNKAPKVEARDWPAGSHADLLSDWQRGQPEGDYRSRKPQVGHGVKVKSYKSIEQQINGAHSGSDPRGRISQVKINVKSNSQHGRIGQKDSRSKAAHVQSEETESDSSERFEDGADMNLVEEQPNLQYSELHIPAYGAKKSNKLSKSVKTNYPAPTADLEPYQTQSKRSHRGKVAEPDYLRDVHVEVAEQISEVMRPPAARSERKRKGIANLDMHGYDNSELHDSNEKANESLRSPESDRLASRAGYAVQDSNGDFDVSERVNMPLASCSSGSKRQKGRVELTSLDEHGEYAPSGPKVVEISGSSKKKSKKKPDTVTDAITVAEPAPVVPEVIVVPVEPEKPKKKYVPITPTIHTGFSFSIVHLLTAVKKAMVAPAEGTPVAATVTPAEVTPVAATVTPTEVTPVAAKQTDGEENRKWFNSEEPGKTPQEPSAAEQAQPGNEVGDTSAAEQTAQSNSPALTVQDLVNRIKTNPGDPNILETQEPLQDLVRGVLKVLSSRTAPLGAKGWRALVAYDKSNKSWFWVGPLPSATSYSDPNEETSAEAWGIPHKMLVKLVDAFANWLKSGQETLKQIGSLPPPPAPNPANLDLKERFKDLRAQKSLNTISPSSDEARAYFQREEFLRYSIPDRAFCYTAADGEKSIVAPLRRGGGKPTSKARGHPMLLPDRPPHVTILCLVRDAASRLPGRTGTRADVCTLLKDSQYLNHAESNKEAAVNQVVSGALDRLHYERDPCVLYDNDKKLWTYLHRGREEEDFEDDGTSSTKKWKRPRKDSDPADPGAGNDDPEDDGTPNAKKQKKADADPTASGEDKDGVQDPSNSGLEGDLELDVVPSSTNDKETSKLVSTDARPDIGSSRPSVDAAAARGTADGNSSRAPEKKHNMALPVQFTSREFNKGADREGSKEFMDATLS; translated from the coding sequence ATGGCGATCGTGAGGACCGGCGGCGCCAGGGTCCAGCGGCTGGAGTCCGGCGGGGAGGACGGCTCCACGGAGGACGAGGAGGAGCGGTCGCCCGCCACGGCGTCTGAGGAGTCCGAGGCGGATGGGTTCTCTCCCGAGGAGCAGAATGGCGGCggccaggaggaggaggaggagcaggaggcggaggaggcagaggaggaggaggacgactctGGGATGGGGTCTGACGAGCTGGAGATCACGCAGCTCGGGGAGGCGGGGGCGGAGATGTGTCAGGTCGGGGACCAGAGCGTCGCCCTGCCGCTGGAGCTCTACGACCTCCCCGACCTCGGCGGCGTGATCTCGCTGGACGCCTGGAACGGCCTGCTCTCCGAGGACGACCGGCTCCGCCTCGCCGCCTTCCTGCCCGACCTGGACCAGGAGACATTCGCCCGCACGCTCGTCGAGCTCCTCAGGGGGGACAACTTCCACTTCGGGAGCCCCCTGGCCGCCCTGTTGGACCGCCTCAAGGGCGGCCTCTGCGACCCCAGGATTGTCCTGTACCGCCGCGGCAGCCGCTTTGCGGAGCGGCGCAAGCACTACTACCATCTGCAGAGGTACCACAATTCGATGGTGCTGGGGCTGTGGGACACCAAGGACTGCTGGAAGAGCTGCAACGGGTACAGCCTTGGTGAGAGGCTCAGAGCTATGGATGCAATGAAGGCACAGCGGAAGCAGAAGGAACTGGGTTTGGTTGCCCGGGCTGGATCAGAGACTGACTCAGAGAGCAGGGAGTCTGCGGAACAGTTCTTGACACGGTCGAAGCCAGATAAGATGGCTCTCAACAAGGCTGGGAAGTTAGGGAAGGAAAGGTCCAAGGGCGTTCTGCGGTTGGGTGTGTCAAAAGCCGTGGGTGAGGAGTACATTGGAGGGGCTGGTCGTGATGCTGCAGTGGCTCTCCCTAAGCTTTCTCGTCCAGATAATGCTTATGGGTATGATGACGGAGTCGCGCATAGAGGGAAGCTGCACAGAAGCATAGATGGCCTTCATTCTGAGGACCTGGGATATGACAGGAATTTGCCCAGGATCCGGTCTCAGAGACCTCTGATGAAGCCAGTGAAGAAGGAATTGGCCACGGGCTATGATATCAATCCTTATGgaaacaactaccatgatagccAGACTGGTTCTTCTTACTACCATGGCAGGAATGCCATTGGTAATCAGGGAGTTACCTTAGCAGCAGCATCATTTGAGCCTCCATATTCTGAGAATGCAAGGAGTGCAAAATACTCGGAGAGAGATCGGATATACGGTGGAAAAGCTGCCCAGAATAAAGCTCCCAAAGTGGAAGCGAGGGATTGGCCAGCTGGTAGCCATGCTGATCTCTTAAGTGACTGGCAGAGAGGGCAGCCTGAAGGCGATTACAGGAGCAGGAAGCCTCAAGTTGGTCATGGTGTGAAGGTTAAGTCCTACAAAAGTATTGAGCAGCAGATAAATGGTGCACATTCTGGATCTGATCCTAGAGGCAGGATATCACAGGTTAAGATTAATGTTAAATCCAATAGTCAGCATGGTAGGATTGGCCAGaaggactccaggagcaaagctGCCCATGTTCAGAGTGAGGAGACAGAATCTGATTCATCAGAACGGTTTGAAGATGGGGCAGATATGAATCTTGTTGAAGAACAGCCAAACCTTCAATATTCTGAACTTCATATACCAGCATATGGTGCCAAAAAGTCAAACAAACTTAGCAAATCAGTCAAAACAAATTATCCTGCCCCTACTGCAGATTTGGAACCCTACCAGACTCAGAGCAAGCGGTCACACAGAGGAAAGGTTGCAGAGCCTGATTATTTACGCGATGTGCATGTGGAGGTGGCGGAACAGATTAGTGAAGTGATGAGACCCCCAGCAGCAAGGAGTGAAAGAAAGCGCAAGGGAATTGCAAACCTGGACATGCATGGTTATGACAACTCTGAATTGCATGATAGCAACGAGAAAGCCAATGAATCACTGAGGTCACCAGAGAGTGATAGGCTGGCCAGTAGAGCAGGCTATGCAGTCCAAGATTCTAATGGCGACTTTGATGTTTCTGAAAGAGTGAACATGCCGCTCGCAAGTTGCAGCTCTGGCTCCAAAAGGCAAAAAGGAAGAGTTGAACTTACAAGCCTGGATGAGCATGGTGAGTATGCGCCATCTGGTCCAAAGGTGGTAGAAATCAGTGGCAGCTCGAAGAAGAAAAGTAAAAAGAAGCCAGATACTGTTACAGATGCAATTactgtagcagaaccagctcctGTCGTGCCGGAGGTTATTGTGGTGCCAGTAGAACCTGAGAAACCTAAGAAGAAGTATGTACCAATTACACCAACCATCCATACTGGCTTTTCTTTCTCCATCGTACATCTTCTAACCGCTGTTAAGAAGGCTATGGTTGCTCCGGCTGAGGGTACTCCAGTGGCAGCTACGGTCACTCCTGCTGAGGTTACTCCAGTGGCAGCTACAGTCACTCCTACTGAGGTTACTCCAGTGGCAGCGAAGCAGACTGATGGGGAGGAGAACAGAAAATGGTTCAATAGTGAGGAACCTGGCAAAACGCCTCAAGAGCCAAGTGCAGCAGAGCAAGCACAACCGGGCAATGAAGTTGGAGATACCAGTGCTGCAGAGCAGACCGCACAGAGCAATTCGCCGGCACTAACTGTTCAAGATCTTGTTAACCGGATTAAAACTAATCCTGGAGATCCCAACATACTTGAAACACAGGAGCCCCTGCAGGATTTAGTTCGAGGAGTGCTCAAGGTACTGTCATCTAGAACAGCTCCTCTAGGTGCAAAGGGCTGGAGAGCGCTAGTTGCCTATGACAAGTCGAACAAAAGCTGGTTCTGGGTTGGTCCACTGCCTTCTGCTACCTCATATAGTGATCCTAATGAAGAAACTTCTGCTGAGGCATGGGGTATACCACACAAGATGCTTGTGAAGTTGGTCGATGCATTTGCTAATTGGCTGAAAAGTGGTCAGGAAACCCTTAAGCAAATAGGATCCCTTCCACCACCTCCAGCACCAAATCCTGCAAACTTGGATTTGAAGGAAAGATTTAAGGACCTTAGGGCCCAGAAGAGTCTGAACACAATAAGCCCAAGCTCTGACGAAGCAAGGGCATATTTCCAGCGTGAGGAGTTTTTGAGATACTCAATTCCTGATAGAGCATTTTGCTATACTGCTGCTGATGGGGAGAAATCTATTGTTGCTCCTTTGCGAAGGGGAGGTGGAAAGCCCACGTCAAAAGCTAGGGGACATCCCATGCTCTTGCCTGATCGCCCTCCGCATGTCACTATTCTCTGTCTTGTAAGAGATGCTGCTTCTAGGTTGCCTGGAAGAACTGGAACAAGAGCTGATGTTTGCACACTTCTCAAAGATTCACAGTACCTAAATCATGCAGAATCCAATAAAGAGGCTGCTGTTAATCAAGTTGTCAGTGGCGCTCTTGATCGCTTGCATTATGAGCGTGATCCTTGTGTGCTGTATGATAATGACAAAAAATTGTGGACCTATCTGCACAGGGGTAGAGAGGAGGAAGATTTTGAGGATGATGGCACATCATCTACGAAAAAGTGGAAGAGACCAAGGAAAGATTCAGATCCCGCAGACCCTGGTGCAGGAAACGATGATCCTGAGGATGATGGCACCCCTAATGCAAAAAAACAGAAGAAAGCTGATGCAGACCCTACAGCGTCAGGAGAAGACAAGGATGGTGTTCAGGATCCATCTAACAGCGGGCTGGAAGGTGACCTTGAGCTTGATGTTGTTCCATCATCAACAAATGACAAA